Genomic DNA from Methanosarcina sp. MTP4:
TCAGAAGGCAATCGCTGCCGAAAAAGCAGGCGCTGACACCCTCATGGAGCTCGGTACCGGTGGAGACTTCCTCGGAATCAGGAAAAAAGTCATTGACAGCATTTCCCTTTCAGTCGGTTCAGTGCCTCTTTACCAGGGTTTCATTGAAGCCGCAAGGAAGTACGGTTCAATCGTGCACATGACTGAAGACGAGCTCTTCAATGCAACCGAAGCCCAGGCAAAGCTCGGAACCAACTTCATGGCAATCCACACAGGTGTCAACAACATCACTCTTGACAGGCTCAAAGCCCACGGCAGATACGGTGGTCTCTGCTCCCGTGGCGGGGCTTTCATGAGCGCCTGGATGATGCACAACGAAAAGGAAAACCCTCTTTACGCCAACTTCGACTACCTTGTTGAGATCCTCAAGGAACACGAAGTAGTCCTCTCAACCGGAAACGGGATGCGCGCAGGAGCAACCCACGACGCAACCGACCGTGCCCAGATCCAGGAACTGATCATCAATACCGAACTTGGCCAGAGAGCCCACGACGCAGGCGTGCAGGTCATCATCGAAGGTCCGGGTCACATCCCCCTCGACCAGATCGAGACCAACGTCAAGATCATGAAGGAAATGAGCGATCACAAGCCCTTCTACATGCTTGGCCCTCTTGCAACTGACATCGCTCCTGGCTACGACCACATCGTAACCGCAATCGGGGCATCCCTTGCAGCCTCCTATGGTTGTGACTTCCTCTGCTACGTGACCCCTGCAGAGCACCTTGCTCTCCCGAACCTTGAAGACGTGATCACCGGAGTCAAGACCTCCAAGATCGCAGCCCACATCGGAGACATGGTCAAGTACCCTGAAAGAGCAAGACAGTGGGACCTTGACATGGGCCGTGCCAGAAGAGACCTCGACTGGGAAAAGATGTACTCCCTTGCAATCGACCCCGAACACGCAAGGAATATCAGGAACGACAGGGCACCCGAAGACACCGATGCCTGCACAATGTGCGGCAACTACTGCGCCCTGAAGATCGTCAACCAGAACTACAACCTCGCAAAATAAACCTTGTTGAGAAGCCCTGCAAAGCACGTCTCGCAATAAGCAGGCAGGGCAGCTCGCAAAAAAGCAGGATGGGGCTTTTGCCTTCCCCTGCTTTACTTTTGATTTTATCTTGATAGAATCTTTTGTATTTGTGTTTGTATTTGTATTTGTGTTTCGTTAATGTTGTTGTTTCCTTTGTATTTCTCATAATTTTTGCCGGTCATGGTTACGACCGGCTTTTTTCTGGTTCACTTTCAGGCATTTTCCCGTACGGACTCTGCAATTTTCAGCAGCTCGGCTTTTTCAAGGGAGGCGCTAAGGCCCAGACCAATATCCCCTATCTCCCAGCTCAGGATTTTCATGTCCCCCAGGGTAAGGTACTTTCCTTCCGCCCCATTGATAGAAACATCTTCGGCAGTATTCATGATTGGAGCTTCCGGGGCCTCAGTTTCGTATACGGTCTCCGAAAGGGAAATGATATCTCCCTCTTCGTTTTCGTATGTCAGGGAGACGGTCTCGCAGGCATGCCCTTCAAAAGCTATCCAGCTGTTGTTGGAGACTGTTGAATGGTTGAAGGCATATCCTTCGGGCAGGTATTCCGGAACCAGGATTTCAAATCCTGCGGATTCTCTGGCTTCTTCGAGGGTCATTTCTTCGGGAAGTTCAAAAGAGTCCAGGTCTACGGTCTTTACGGTTGCCCCTTCCGGCACCTCGAATACAAACTCGGAGTCCGGGATCCCCTGGTTGACTTTTAGGTCACGGATCTCGAGTTCTATCATCAGGCTCCCGTCACTGTCATACATCTCATACCGAAGGGGCATCCAGGTTTCTTTGTCCACCCAGAGTTTCATCCCGTCTACAAGCTGGATTCCTTCTCCATCCCCTTTCGGGCTGGTCTCCAGCAGGTATGCGGACCTTCCGTCGATTTCCTCCATCCCAAGCAAAGAGACATCCGTTTCGTTCAGGAACTCGCCAATAATTCCGGCGTAATCCATCTCCCCTAAAACCGGAGTATCCGGCATTTCCATTTTCATGACCGTATTTGTCTTCGGGTCATAGGTCCACATGACCTCCCCGTCCGAAACTACCATGGTTCCTGCTTCTTCTTCAGGTTTGATTGCAATGGTTTTTACCTTGTTTGGCTTCTTCTGCAGGGTCAAGATCTCGTTTTCCAGGGTCTGTTCCCCGAAGTGTGAAGTTATGTGCATCGTATACGAATAGTCCTGAATACTGGATTCTTTTTCCTGCATCTGTTCTGCGATCTCTTCCGCGCTGAGTTCCTCGGTACAGCCCGATACAAAAAGGGCCGATACCAGCAGGAGCAGCACTGCAAGGGTTTTTCTTGCTGTCATTCTTTTTATTCCTCCGTTTGTGTGTTCCATCTTCCAATAAAAGTTATATTTTTTCATCACGGTGCCATGTCTGGACTAATGGTTATACTTCTCCGTTCATTTTTTTCGTTCATTTCTTCCGTTCATTTTTTTCCGTTTATTCTTTCGCTGAGGTGGATTCCGCAATTTTCAGCATTTCAGCTTTATCAAGAGCGGCCATTATGCTAATTTCAAGTTCCCCGTTTGTCCACTCAAGTTCTTTCATATTCCCCCCAAATACCGGATAGAGCACTCCTTCCCTGCCGTTTACCGTGATGTTTTCTCCTTCTTCTTCAAAAAGCCGGTATGTGTATTTGCCTTCTTCATACAGGGTTTCGGTGATTCTTATCCGGTCGTTCTCTCCGATATATTCGAGAGTAACCCTCCTGTAGCAGGGCATTGCCGCAAATGTGCTAAGGTCGCTGTTAATTACCGTGAAATATGCCCTGTCCCTGCTGTTAAAAACCGTTGAGTGATTGAATGCGTAGCCTTCGGGCAGGTACGCCGGGGCAAGGATTTCAAACCCTGCCCGCTGCTCGGCTTCTTCAAGTGCCAGTTTCTCCAGGTCGATTTTATAGTCTTCAGGACTCAGGGATTTTACCTCTGCGCCCTCAGGAACCTCGAATTCAAACTCGGAATCCGGGATGCCTGAATTTATTTTCAGGTCAAGAATATCAATTTCAACCGCCCCCCTGTCCCTGTTATCGTACAGCTCGTATCGGGTGGGCAGCCAGGTCTCTTTGTCAATCCAGATTTTTGTTCGCAGGAGGTATAATTCATGCTCTTCTTTAGGGGTAAACTCAAGCAGATACGCGTCTTCCCCTTCGATTTTCTCTGTCCCCCACAGGAATACCTTGCTATTGTTCCCGTTCAGGTTTTCCCCAAAGAAGAGGGGGCAGGCCTCAGTGTCTATCCTATCCGGTTCTTCAGAAAGCTCTGTCTTCAGGACGATATTTGATTCGGAGTTATATATCCACTGGAACTTCCCGTCCGAAGCTATTACTGACTCTGTGCCTTTCTCCGGTATCCGAATCGTATTTTTCATAAGGTCCGGTTTTTTCCACAGGACCTCATATGTTTCCTCTTTTTGTTCAAGGAATGAATATTTCATATGTGCTGTATAGGAACAGTCTTCTATACTCGCCTGTTTTTCCCGCATCTTTGTTACAATTTCTTCTGCGCTTTGTTTCTCTTCATAATCAGGGATAAATTTCCGTTTATCCGGCATCTCCACTTCCTTTTCTTCTGCGTTGTTTTTTTCCTCACAACCCGATACGAGGAGAGCCAGTGTCAGCAGGGGCAGTAATGTAAGTGTTGTAAGTGCTTTCCTCTTTGTCATTTTCTTCACCACTCTGTTTCCCGGACCTTCTGAATTCTTCTCTCCTGAAAGTTGAATCCTGCCGATTCCCTTCAGGGCCAAAGGCCTATGATGAGGCTTGAGGCAATCTGCCTGTCTCCGTCAGGGGGTGTCAGGTTTTCAGGGGGATAGCGTTTCCCGAACTCCCTGGTTTCTACCGTTACCCCTTCCGGGACCTCAAATTCAAATTCTGAATCCGGGATGTCCGTGTTGATTTTCAGGTCTCGTATTTCGTATTTTACTGTCAGGTTTCCGCTGCTGTCATAAGTCTCATACCGGAGAAGCATTCCTGTCTCTTTGTCTATCCAGAACTTTTCTCTATATCCCGGAAGGGCTCCTTCTTCTTCTTCTTCTTCTTCTCCTTCTCCTTCTTCATTTTCGTCTCTTTCTTCTTCGGGGTTCTTCCCCAGCAGATATGCAGGCCTGCCGTCTATTTCTTCTGTCCCGAGAAGGGTTGTCCTGTTTTCATTCAAGAGCCCTCCAATGAGCCCGATTTCGCTGTTTTCTCCGGAATCTTTCTCTGCAGGTTCTTTTTCTTCAGGTTCGGAAGTTTCAGGCAGTTTTACTTCTATAGCGGTATTTTTCCAGGGGTAGTAGGTCCACATGTACTCCCCGTTTGAGACCTCTACTTTCTCTGGTTCTTTCCCCGGCTTTTTTGTAAGAATCCTGTACATGTCCGGTTTCCTGGCCAGAACCTCAAATTCATTTTCCAGGGTTTCCCCCTCAAAATCCAAATTCAGGTTAAGGGTATAAGAATAATCATTGATATTGTCCTCTTTCTGCTGCATCTGGGCTGCTATCTCTTCTAAAGTAAGTTCCTTTTCTGCGGCGAGTCCCTTATCTTCGCAGCCCGATGCAAAAAGGGCCGGGACCAGCAGGAGCAGTAATATAAGTGTTGTAAGTCTCTTTCTTGTAGTCATCTCTTTCATCCATTAATCTTCATTTTCGATTCTCTTTCAAGTTCTAACTTTCCATCATTTTAATTTTATTTAATATATCTCTTCTGGCCCAATCTTCCAACTGTTTTGATGTTCCTGATAATTCCTTCTTACCGATTGGGAATTTTTCGCTTCAGAACTTCAACTCCTCTTTTGAAATCCTGTTTTATTCAAAATAGGAAGTTTTTTACCCCGTTCCGGAAATTACTTCCTATCTTTCTAACTATTTCTTTAAAAGTTTTGACTAACTCTGGCAGGAAATGGTAATTAATAGATTTTCATGCAAATCGAGGCGGTATTTTTATGAAAAAGAAAATAGTTGCGGGATTCACAATTCTCGGAATGCTCTTATTGTTTGCTTTTTTCTCGGGGTGCAGTGCCCCTGGGGACAGCGAGGAAGCTTCTAAAAGCGTAGGTGAGGGATACAAATTTGAAGAAATCGATCCCGATGAGATTACGACGGAATGGGACGAATCCTATCTCTTCAGCAGCAGGGAAGATGCGCAGGAAGAGCTTGAGGAATTGAGACAAAGATCGGTGGAGATAAGCGAAACCTTCCGCCCGGAATTCGAGGAGCTTTCGGGGCTTGCTTTGCTGGACTACATTGAAACCAATAAGGAGTTTTCAAGGTCCTTTGAAATCCTGTATATTTACGGGTATACCGGGCTCAGCAAAAACGTAAATGATCCGTTCTTTGCTTCTCTCCTTGCAGACGCCCAGGACCTCGCTACGGAACATGGAAAAGCCACCTCCTTTGCCACTATAAAGCTGACCTCGCTTTCAACTGAGGAATGGGAGCAGCTCTTTTCCGAGGAGTCGGGGCTTGAAGAGTACCGCCCCTATCTCGATGGCTATATCAGGTTTGCAGAACACAGACCCAGGGACGAGGCGCAGGCTGCATACCTTGCGGATATCGGAAACCAGCGCATGAAACTCCAGACCGAGGCATTTTCGAAGATTACGAACAATGTCACCAGGTCAGGGAACATAACCCTCGAGAACGGGGAAGAATATGCAGTCAACTCCCAGTCCTCCTATACTCTGCTTTCAACGGACCCTAACCGGGGCAACAGGAAAACATGTTATGACCAGAGGTTTTACCACCTGATTGACGAATCGGATTCAATGGCGGCTCTCTATTCCGAAAAAATCCGGCTTGATGACCTTTCTGCCCGGGAACTTAACTACTCCGACTCCTATGAATCCTGCCTCTATGCCCTCTATCTTACCAGCTCCCAGGTTGATGAGATGAATGCGGTCTTCAAGGATCGAAAAGACGTATTTGAAGGCTATAACGATTTCAGGAAAACAAAGCTCGGGCTTGAAACCCTGAAACCTTACGACCTCCACCTGCAGTTGACAGGGCAGCCCGGAAAAGATTATGCTTATGAGGATGCGCTCAATAGCATCCAGAAGTCCTATGCAGGAATGGCCCCCTGTTTCAATGAAATCTTTTTAATGATGGTGACAGGGAATTTCATAGACGTTTACCCTGATCCTGAAAATGGGAAACAGCCCGGAGGTTACTGTTACGAGCTCCGTGCCCTGCAGTCCCCTGCCCTGATCTTCATGAACTATAACGGCCTGATCTCGGACCAGAAGGCTCTCACCCATGAACTGGGGCACGGGATCCATTTCTATCTGATGGGCCAGTCCGTTGATTACCTTTACTGCAATGCTCCGGTCTACGAAATGGAGGTCCCTTCCACTTTCAATGAAGAACTCTTTGTCGATTACGTGGTCGAAAACTCCGATCGGGATACCGCTGTTGCGGTGCTCTCCCAGCATGTAGGGGAATACCAGAACTACTTTGGCTTCCAGCCCATGATCACGGAATTCGAATATAAGGCACACAGCTTATGCGCTGAAAACGGTAATGCCAGCGGAGCGGAACTCAATGCCCTCTGGACCGAAATCTTTAAAGAGTACAGGAGCGATTCCATCGAATACTATGCCGAAGATTCTGCAGGGTGGACCTACATCAACCACATCTACCTGACAAATAACTACTATACCTTCAATTACGCAGTTTCGAAGGCAATAACTCTCTCCCTCTTCAAGCAGTACAAGGAAGATCCGGAATCTTTCAATGAAAACTACATAGACTACCTTTCGGCAGGCAGTACAATGACTCCCGAAGAAAAACTGGTAAAATACTTCGGGATCGAAATCAACAGGCAGCTCTTTGAAGATGCCATGGACGTCGTGGAGTTGAGGATTCAGCAGCTTGAGGAACTCGATCGAGAAGCCAATAGCCCTGAAACGAAGTCTGCCGTGGAAAGCCTGAATGTCTATTCGGGTTCGTTCTGGGAGGTTCCGGTGGGAGAATGATTGATTGATTGATTGATTGACTGATTGATTGAATGTTGAACTGTTAGAATTTGATCGATTGGAAGGCTCAATGAATTGAAAACTTTGGGGCTTTCGAGGGCATTTAAGTGCCCTCTTCATCCCTCTAACTTTTTTTCCTATCGCTTATTTTTGCCCCATGAAAGGTTTTTTTTCGGCTTTTAGCACTACCCCGCACTCTCACCGGTCGTGCCTGAACGACCGGTTTTTTCCTGAATTCTAAAAGGGGAGTACAGAAAACAACAAATGAAAAGTATTGTTTTTCGTTAGTTTGAGATATGTTGAGTCCAGGAAATGTTTAACTTGACCTGTTTCACATTATTCCGGAAACCGTTTTTCCCGCAGAGGGATCAAAGGCCTCCGCCAGCTTGTCTGGCGGCCCTCACCAAAAGGAATTAAAAAATAAAAAAATTGTTTTTTCTCTTCTTTCTTCTTTTTTCAATTTTTATTTTGTAAAGGCCGGGCTCCTTCGTCGCCCGTGGACAAGAACGACATGATACGGCTATTTCAGGTTGTATGGGGGCATAGTTCGGAGTTTAGAGCCAGCCCCTTTCTTTTTTTACTTAATAATCTCAACCGGATCACGCAGGAATATTAAAAAGAATGTACACAGAAACCTGGTCGTCCACGAGTCCAAACTCCTGGCTGTTTAACTATTTTCCTGCTGTTGTCCGGTATTCCAGGCATTAAATAAACATTTTTACCGGAAGCAATAGAACTACCAGTAACCGGCAGGAGAATACAAATATGTATTATCACATAATCGAATCCCCAATCGGCCCCATACTTCTTGCAGGGGATGAAGAAGGACTGAAATACGTAAACATCCGGAATGGTAAAAAGAAAGTCGAAATTCCTGACGACTGGCTGGAAAACAAAGAGTTTTTCAGGGACGTTTCCGGGCAGCTTGGAGCTTATTTTGCAGGGGAACTCAAATCCTTTGACGTTAAACTGGCTCCGGAGGGAACGGAGTTCCAGAAATCCGTCTGGAAAGCCCTGAAAGAAATTCCTTATGGGGAGACCAGGACTTACGGGGAGGTTGCAAAAAGCATCGGAAACCCGAAGGCTTCCAGGGCTGTGGGGCTTGCAAATAACAGGAACCCTATTTCGATAATCGTTCCCTGCCACAGGGTAATCGGGGCAAACGGAAAACTTACGGGCTATGCCAGCGGGCTTGATGTAAAAGAATTTTTATTAAGGCTTGAAGAATAATATGTAAGGAAGAATAGTTAGAAGATCTAATAGTTAGGGTGTAATAAGGACTCGTCACAGAATAACCTATGCATATTTCAGATTAGATATATTGATTTTCAATATCAAGAGCACCAATCAAAGTTATAATTGAATGATATGTTGCATAGTTTATTTCGCTGCGGGTCCTAAGTGGAAACACCTGTACAAATCTGCTGCCTGGAGAACAAAGCATGCACTTAAAAAAGAACAAGGACTCGAATAGTACGGACCTACATAACACGGATCTCAAAAACAGAATCGAAAAAATCATCAAAAGCACCGCCGCAAATCCAGGGACTGAAACCCGTTACAGGGAGCCACTTGTCGGTTTTGCCTCCTCCGAGGACCCGATATTTGATGAAATGAAGAAAACCATAGGCCAGCACCACATGCACCCGAAGGAGGCTTTTCCCGGGGCAAAAACCGTGGTATCTTTTTTCCTGCCCTTTGAAGAGAAACTGGTGGGCCTGAACCGAAAATCCCCCGGCCCGGTAAGGGAATGGATTCAGGCAAAGAGTGAAACTGAAAGCCTGATCAAAAAAATCAATGAAAAACTCACTGTCGAACTGGCTGGAGAGGGAATAAATGCCGTGGTTCCGGAAGCTGCTTTCAATTATGCCAAATCTGATTTTGACGTTGCCTGGTCCCATAAGAGCGCCGCTTACGCTGCGGGCCTGGGTACTTTTGGCGTCCATCACATGCTGATTACAAAAGCCGGATGTGCAGGTAGATTCGGGACTCTCCTGATCTCTGCTGAAGTTCCTCCTACTCCCCGGCCCACCGAAGAGTTCTGCCGGTATAAGAAAGGGGAGAGGTGTCTTATCTGCGTGGACCGCTGCCCTGCAGGGGCTCTTACAGTCACAGGGCTTGATAAGGAAAAATGTCTCAGGTATCTTCAGAAAAACGCCAGGGCATTTCCCGAACTGCAGGATATGGCTTGCGGGAAATGTGCAACCGGGCCCTGTGCCCTGAGATCTCGCTGAAGAAAAGACGTCCGGATAAATTCCCGTGAAAAAAATGGCATCCCGGATTTTCGCCGTTGTATCCGGCTGAAATAGATTTTATAGTTTGAAGGCTGAATTAAAACCGGGGAGCAATATGTCTGTCATCACACTTACCACTGATTTTGGGGACCTTTACCCTGCAGCCATGAAAGCCGTTATCCTGGGTGTCAATCCCGGGGCTCAGATCGTTGACATAACTCACCGTATTTCTCAGGCCGGAATCCGGGAAGGGGCTTTTGCCCTTTATTCTCTTGTGCCCTATTTTTCTGCGAAAACCGTGCATGTGGGAGTTGTAGATCCCGGGGTCGGGACTGCCCGCCGGGCTCTTGCCGTGAAAGCCGGTTCCGCAGGGAATGAACAGTTTTTTGTGGGCCCTGATAATGGCCTCCTGATCCCTGCAGCCCGCCGGCTGGGGGGTATGGAAGTGTATGAGATTACGAACCTGGACCTGATCCTCCATTCCGGAGTCTCCGCAACCTTCCACGGCCGGGACATCTTCGCACCGGTCGGAGCCCACCTTTCCATGGGTGTCCCTATGGGGGAGGTCGGACCAAAGACCGGGGATTTTGTAGACCTTGACTTCGGGAACTTTGGAATCGACGGGCGTTTTGTTTTCGGGGAAGTGCTCTTTTCCGACAGCTTCGGAAATGTTGTGACAAACGTCCCTGAAGACTTGATCCTGGAACTATGTGATTACGGTTCTTTGTTTGAAGTAAACGGCAGGAAGGTGCCCTTCATGCAGACCTACGGCCTGGCAGGAAAAGGAGA
This window encodes:
- the thiC gene encoding phosphomethylpyrimidine synthase ThiC, which produces MTIVEDAKNGIITEEMKIVAKEEGLDPEFIRRGIAAGRVVIPTSPYRDVKLCGLGEGLRTKINASIGVSSDIVDEDMEVQKAIAAEKAGADTLMELGTGGDFLGIRKKVIDSISLSVGSVPLYQGFIEAARKYGSIVHMTEDELFNATEAQAKLGTNFMAIHTGVNNITLDRLKAHGRYGGLCSRGGAFMSAWMMHNEKENPLYANFDYLVEILKEHEVVLSTGNGMRAGATHDATDRAQIQELIINTELGQRAHDAGVQVIIEGPGHIPLDQIETNVKIMKEMSDHKPFYMLGPLATDIAPGYDHIVTAIGASLAASYGCDFLCYVTPAEHLALPNLEDVITGVKTSKIAAHIGDMVKYPERARQWDLDMGRARRDLDWEKMYSLAIDPEHARNIRNDRAPEDTDACTMCGNYCALKIVNQNYNLAK
- a CDS encoding outer membrane lipoprotein-sorting protein, which translates into the protein MTARKTLAVLLLLVSALFVSGCTEELSAEEIAEQMQEKESSIQDYSYTMHITSHFGEQTLENEILTLQKKPNKVKTIAIKPEEEAGTMVVSDGEVMWTYDPKTNTVMKMEMPDTPVLGEMDYAGIIGEFLNETDVSLLGMEEIDGRSAYLLETSPKGDGEGIQLVDGMKLWVDKETWMPLRYEMYDSDGSLMIELEIRDLKVNQGIPDSEFVFEVPEGATVKTVDLDSFELPEEMTLEEARESAGFEILVPEYLPEGYAFNHSTVSNNSWIAFEGHACETVSLTYENEEGDIISLSETVYETEAPEAPIMNTAEDVSINGAEGKYLTLGDMKILSWEIGDIGLGLSASLEKAELLKIAESVRENA
- a CDS encoding outer membrane lipoprotein-sorting protein codes for the protein MTKRKALTTLTLLPLLTLALLVSGCEEKNNAEEKEVEMPDKRKFIPDYEEKQSAEEIVTKMREKQASIEDCSYTAHMKYSFLEQKEETYEVLWKKPDLMKNTIRIPEKGTESVIASDGKFQWIYNSESNIVLKTELSEEPDRIDTEACPLFFGENLNGNNSKVFLWGTEKIEGEDAYLLEFTPKEEHELYLLRTKIWIDKETWLPTRYELYDNRDRGAVEIDILDLKINSGIPDSEFEFEVPEGAEVKSLSPEDYKIDLEKLALEEAEQRAGFEILAPAYLPEGYAFNHSTVFNSRDRAYFTVINSDLSTFAAMPCYRRVTLEYIGENDRIRITETLYEEGKYTYRLFEEEGENITVNGREGVLYPVFGGNMKELEWTNGELEISIMAALDKAEMLKIAESTSAKE
- a CDS encoding outer membrane lipoprotein carrier protein LolA translates to MTTRKRLTTLILLLLLVPALFASGCEDKGLAAEKELTLEEIAAQMQQKEDNINDYSYTLNLNLDFEGETLENEFEVLARKPDMYRILTKKPGKEPEKVEVSNGEYMWTYYPWKNTAIEVKLPETSEPEEKEPAEKDSGENSEIGLIGGLLNENRTTLLGTEEIDGRPAYLLGKNPEEERDENEEGEGEEEEEEEGALPGYREKFWIDKETGMLLRYETYDSSGNLTVKYEIRDLKINTDIPDSEFEFEVPEGVTVETREFGKRYPPENLTPPDGDRQIASSLIIGLWP
- a CDS encoding M3 family oligoendopeptidase, translating into MKKKIVAGFTILGMLLLFAFFSGCSAPGDSEEASKSVGEGYKFEEIDPDEITTEWDESYLFSSREDAQEELEELRQRSVEISETFRPEFEELSGLALLDYIETNKEFSRSFEILYIYGYTGLSKNVNDPFFASLLADAQDLATEHGKATSFATIKLTSLSTEEWEQLFSEESGLEEYRPYLDGYIRFAEHRPRDEAQAAYLADIGNQRMKLQTEAFSKITNNVTRSGNITLENGEEYAVNSQSSYTLLSTDPNRGNRKTCYDQRFYHLIDESDSMAALYSEKIRLDDLSARELNYSDSYESCLYALYLTSSQVDEMNAVFKDRKDVFEGYNDFRKTKLGLETLKPYDLHLQLTGQPGKDYAYEDALNSIQKSYAGMAPCFNEIFLMMVTGNFIDVYPDPENGKQPGGYCYELRALQSPALIFMNYNGLISDQKALTHELGHGIHFYLMGQSVDYLYCNAPVYEMEVPSTFNEELFVDYVVENSDRDTAVAVLSQHVGEYQNYFGFQPMITEFEYKAHSLCAENGNASGAELNALWTEIFKEYRSDSIEYYAEDSAGWTYINHIYLTNNYYTFNYAVSKAITLSLFKQYKEDPESFNENYIDYLSAGSTMTPEEKLVKYFGIEINRQLFEDAMDVVELRIQQLEELDREANSPETKSAVESLNVYSGSFWEVPVGE
- a CDS encoding methylated-DNA--[protein]-cysteine S-methyltransferase — its product is MYYHIIESPIGPILLAGDEEGLKYVNIRNGKKKVEIPDDWLENKEFFRDVSGQLGAYFAGELKSFDVKLAPEGTEFQKSVWKALKEIPYGETRTYGEVAKSIGNPKASRAVGLANNRNPISIIVPCHRVIGANGKLTGYASGLDVKEFLLRLEE
- a CDS encoding epoxyqueuosine reductase, translated to MHLKKNKDSNSTDLHNTDLKNRIEKIIKSTAANPGTETRYREPLVGFASSEDPIFDEMKKTIGQHHMHPKEAFPGAKTVVSFFLPFEEKLVGLNRKSPGPVREWIQAKSETESLIKKINEKLTVELAGEGINAVVPEAAFNYAKSDFDVAWSHKSAAYAAGLGTFGVHHMLITKAGCAGRFGTLLISAEVPPTPRPTEEFCRYKKGERCLICVDRCPAGALTVTGLDKEKCLRYLQKNARAFPELQDMACGKCATGPCALRSR
- a CDS encoding S-adenosyl-l-methionine hydroxide adenosyltransferase family protein, translating into MSVITLTTDFGDLYPAAMKAVILGVNPGAQIVDITHRISQAGIREGAFALYSLVPYFSAKTVHVGVVDPGVGTARRALAVKAGSAGNEQFFVGPDNGLLIPAARRLGGMEVYEITNLDLILHSGVSATFHGRDIFAPVGAHLSMGVPMGEVGPKTGDFVDLDFGNFGIDGRFVFGEVLFSDSFGNVVTNVPEDLILELCDYGSLFEVNGRKVPFMQTYGLAGKGEPLALIGSHGFLELAVNQGSAAHYFGIVGGDPVEIRVV